From a single Fusobacterium sp. FSA-380-WT-3A genomic region:
- a CDS encoding OmpA family protein, whose protein sequence is MINKIETEKALKKYLKKKGVYSFSVLVGFLITGNIVLGAEFSLDERQELLKSEKEKIAEKILELRKDLFIIKNAQDKSTHIITSVEIGRRSAHHSSDKKINEEPSINIPDIRDDVKPNVPDIDNPLPNEDSIVKEPEFKFDEVGEVAINDKLPDIDLNLGDLTMPVEDIKDENFNTLTNGISTPKEIEVNINTNMGNITQQVIKTNTTAPTINEVVDLSLFEVKTITVGSPNVTTPDSFSLDTVKIKTGSFSQDTKTDYAKRKENPDNLYIVKNYTEYKADEEGFNIWVNQDSLFYDNKASGGNKQLTVIKDNKTEILGYEDENGQTGKYTDKYKPYNTSDKAGLTTTFISDAIGENVTVSGKYHLTYEGNRYGIIDNNNLYVRTFLSSSSYGLNSSKENIKLTEFTGELNLATTDNNANIIDYPDKDTNGDGVIDNTYDDTINKLNGNLIGLEHQIWDYDNDKNSILLNSGKINIGMNINRTGNNINKAINKNMIGIMIDSAQSSSNKKKNNQTINAGEINIIKPEYNLPNTRFTPRNNIGISFEENESGNKAGAILRDNVYIGKINIGDNTTQNYGFRMGNIYNNSNIYFDKTKIIGNLNNDETTITIKNDDRTDRVIKDYTSDIVVAGKQNAGMVVGKSLSSNASDYKDIFGEKKVNPIANFENISIKVDGDQTIGFVRDKNYSDNNTNDMVITDNNLNNVRFGANAKNSVLFRSEMYGITNGSTIDVTVKERTVKENSNDIPTYNVAMQAMAQTWDGTKDINSSGSVTNGIEVEENGKIVIKGTISGTTNNMIGMMASGEITLGDGENNSNWQNGDKLNEGKALATNKGEISLTGNNNIGMAIMDDNKGSNSGTIEIIGEKGVGIYNTGTFENNSGTVTVNGKDGIGIYNDNSLTLAESTINIGGENSVGVYSKGGTIDFGKTTIKGDGNAIVGIYTTKNETSTMENNQDITPDVTLKGEVSIDGTKVGLVSDGGITKVDAKGNIGYSGNGFALQTINNGKIVFDKDSTLTLGGSAYGININAKDKGEVGKYINFNGARIKITSNNVTLFNIDGNNENYSSEKIESGDTNLPGEPYLKDFVGEFILDKNGYEGYKIASIENGNILLNSSEENNNNEGFLRQYKFQRSRINMITDTNHTLSNEDASTYFNGEVIGIGISSTSNIKQDYTKGQDGKTIGEQQREETQINITNNSTLTANRTDKAPEISQENKNTKSTIGAYIDYGVINIGEEQDKAGHIIVENSDSNNGDEINNNGIGIFSKNGSKVTVNKGSSITVYGKDGIGIYGEATKEFYKNEDGTIDTTKNKFGGNITKLEITNAGKIDVSSGIGGVGIFADAREEKENRGTVTNFGTIIVGEGITTDSSVGIYGKNTEITNTGSITVGSNKNNKDNTGVGIYAENSNVILGDKTSTDKKVEFTLGDGATGIYLDGDSNLTLENELVFNSLNPKDSVNTTNRIGIYAKGEEGKNNSDISINKNIDISNVIGGKAVIVDNRNINNTSEITISGNNGRGIRVLNNGTITNNGKIIVGESMLLSETTEEFKGSSIGMVAANKNGKIDNEGTIDINSTSGIGIYVDNTNNTEEKDKNSINSIGNINLNGDKNIGVVAKATDLEFGNGKLTTSGITFGNSNGVGVYAENSNITINEDISRNFEGNQTNNILIASIGKDNSKTKVVTNNGDISLNGKNNIGIYLSGNTKYTSDIDNNSIKGSIKVSDGAIGIYANKGVKDLENINIKSISTGEQTIGVVLQGTTDKEKKNINGDIILEGIGEGKNIGVYANSSNVVVEEGKILTLSNNGSNGTGIYLKDSTLSGSGTVKITGEGINNKNSVGIYYASENENPIISDNAVKVEIDKSNTIGVYVANESILTKQSSGGVTIGTSNTQVENVTGLLASSDSTINNKGFVTLNNTSKSIGIASLGGIINNSGTITLGENANRGTGIFLTGNSKLENTGTIIINEKAETDKENPQNSHLGIGIYTKGENVEIGSTGNFEMASGNIAIYSDGTNISSDIILADNSNLEKNSGTTALVVKSDKDSTDANVTKGTTIGGTDEKRMNITLAKGSTGIYALDSGVSISNVSIDAKAHYEDNDKLSYGIYLKSEKDGNYNISNTDIDLVKGVGIVVGTSTDNSNTKLTLSGSTINIDSYSEGNDPDTGVNKKETGIGIYTNSGKIALTGGNTINTSYGVGIYGGNGSEITTSNGDTLNLQGYSVGVYSKGGNVTLGEGTKISFDNSIETPVVSGKYQGAGAYVLDGNLTSSANITNENSKDADGIIGLLGKQNGAIKTEVTNNGEITLSGKSVVGMAGLGNKGRVQGVSIKNNNKITIEGVIENKDTAEEKIYLSTGIYGDNVNIFNNRNGKIEVGDYATGIYYIGTKTNDITNNGTINISGIESTGIVLNGIAGNVSLGNISGNTNGNRNLGIYLNNYSATSTNIGNITLGDESLGLYINNSSTTINSLGDITTGKEGIGIASVGKIENNTIDDKTIINSNGKISVGEKGTAIYVKDSNLTMKTLGEIDVSKNGALLHVNNGVLDFTNNTLTSLEVNNGNIGMILENGGDITSTNGQKISNIEVTGGGAGVVIKGSTTNTPNILDKQTTISLGSGVSIGKKENNIEEFNYSVGVYYKESNILSENQENPININIVHKENSHHTIGTIYDRTYGTIENFNSSMCKTSSYSIGTIIRRENYNEATDKNNNNSVTLNAGENLEFSQGKTLVEVNGKYNIGILGKNSVIVANGDIKVGLDENVEKPNENKNSIGVYLTANNKGWKHSYTGTGDIEVGSHSYGIYSKNYNVTHNGNVTAKGKESVGIAGVIEDKNNQAHDHMHTVAVKDGIITVSDGAIGVFGRDTNIEVANGDLEVSGENTTGIASIHNGNITYNGTANVFGKGTAGIYKNTVLNIEDLGKIETREDSNQDSKNTITVGAGEWEVNNLATGIMAISRTKKDDGTIDKTGESIIINNSSNMTLGDGSIGIYSVGKNIVDNKGNISVGGALMDIDDKTYASIGIYMANGIGGERPRTTGTNSGTITVANNGGVGVQVVGYVDFTNSGKINIENGGVGMQASYGATVVNAEGGNITVTGKGTGMIATGTGSQAINNGTINLEKGEYSYGNNDNLPYNTLLIGMGAINGGTITNGEKGIININDGIGMYIDSSSAFENNGALNVNNGVGIMGVGELKNTGKINITSSNGIGTVELDKNLSDKGSLVIDKKEGILEVNDNFSNIGGILETDYNIKLNNPTIDITAGGAGFIAPEMSGDIKLDSNFALEGDGLSYTVEDFIDPSADININTSPLFDTELVEGDLTVSKVDYKDISVGSRYDSLEDSLDNILVNGGKDSEVLKNLNYYLDSLGNTTVFNSEYNRIMGEISGLNTYSNLQSRMQDISRVYDNSFKELIGSGTPTYENSKFNIIYTDNEYTNNNENIAGYKYYTKGVNYMKEFDGLDRYGYTLGFTGTEFKFDGSATEEDVYSLRGGIHRIKEYDNGITFTTRGDIGYNYHRMDRNINNNSINRKAHYGSYQIGLDNQLRKSIFVKDNSNVGIYTGLNLEYGIFEHIKEKGDIGIEVKSNDYFSSKAMLGLNGNISKNLGEKWRVSLLGDVNYSYDFGTNYDENRVRTINSSTGYSSLEALEKTRGVVAGEIGVNFDKEDYLTIGLKGRTERDFERDEDYWSVGLTFTFRFNDYGIPENLLNVKSLFGFDKDKAVDKELESVKEVAQYVKDNNVDGKILIEGHTDSIGKEKYNKGLSERRVKSIEKEVVNILGDASKIETRIIETKAYGETKPAVSNSTREGRAQNRRVEVSIIEK, encoded by the coding sequence ATGATAAATAAAATTGAAACTGAAAAGGCTTTAAAGAAATATTTAAAGAAAAAAGGAGTATACTCTTTCTCTGTTTTAGTAGGATTCTTAATTACAGGAAATATTGTTTTAGGTGCTGAATTTTCTTTAGATGAAAGACAAGAATTATTAAAAAGTGAAAAAGAAAAAATTGCTGAAAAAATATTAGAGTTAAGAAAAGATTTATTTATAATAAAAAATGCACAGGATAAGAGTACACATATAATAACTTCTGTGGAGATAGGTAGAAGAAGTGCACATCATTCATCTGATAAAAAGATTAATGAAGAACCTAGTATTAATATACCTGATATTAGAGATGATGTGAAACCTAATGTACCAGATATAGATAATCCATTACCTAATGAAGATAGTATAGTAAAAGAGCCTGAATTTAAGTTTGATGAGGTTGGAGAAGTAGCTATTAATGATAAGTTGCCAGATATAGATTTAAATCTTGGAGATTTAACTATGCCTGTAGAGGATATAAAGGATGAAAATTTTAATACCTTAACAAATGGAATATCAACTCCAAAAGAAATAGAAGTTAATATAAATACAAATATGGGAAATATAACACAACAGGTGATAAAAACAAATACAACTGCACCTACAATAAATGAGGTTGTAGATTTATCTCTTTTTGAAGTGAAAACTATAACAGTTGGAAGTCCTAATGTAACTACTCCAGATAGTTTTTCTCTTGATACAGTAAAAATAAAAACAGGAAGTTTTTCTCAAGATACAAAAACAGATTATGCTAAAAGAAAAGAGAACCCTGATAATTTATATATTGTAAAAAATTATACTGAGTATAAAGCAGATGAAGAAGGATTTAATATTTGGGTTAATCAAGATTCACTTTTTTATGATAATAAAGCTTCAGGAGGAAATAAGCAACTTACTGTAATAAAAGATAATAAAACAGAAATACTTGGATATGAAGATGAAAATGGTCAAACAGGAAAGTATACAGATAAATATAAGCCATATAATACAAGTGATAAAGCAGGGCTAACAACAACTTTTATAAGTGATGCTATTGGAGAAAATGTTACAGTTAGTGGAAAATATCATTTAACATATGAAGGAAATAGATATGGAATAATCGATAATAATAATTTATATGTAAGAACATTTTTATCGTCTTCTTCATATGGTTTAAATAGTAGTAAAGAAAATATAAAATTAACAGAGTTTACGGGAGAACTAAATTTAGCAACAACTGATAATAATGCTAATATTATTGATTATCCTGATAAAGATACTAATGGTGATGGTGTTATTGATAATACTTATGATGATACTATTAATAAACTTAATGGAAATTTAATTGGTTTAGAACATCAAATATGGGATTATGATAATGATAAAAATTCTATTCTTTTAAATTCTGGTAAAATAAATATAGGAATGAATATAAATAGAACGGGAAATAATATTAATAAAGCAATAAATAAAAATATGATAGGAATTATGATAGATTCAGCCCAAAGTTCTTCAAATAAAAAGAAAAATAATCAAACTATAAATGCAGGTGAAATAAATATAATAAAACCAGAATATAATCTTCCTAATACAAGATTTACTCCTAGAAATAATATAGGAATATCTTTTGAAGAAAATGAATCTGGAAATAAGGCTGGAGCTATATTAAGAGATAATGTATATATAGGAAAAATTAATATAGGAGATAATACTACTCAAAACTATGGATTTAGAATGGGTAATATTTATAACAACTCAAATATATATTTTGATAAAACTAAAATAATAGGAAATTTAAATAATGATGAAACAACTATTACTATAAAAAATGATGATAGAACTGATAGAGTAATAAAAGACTATACAAGTGATATAGTTGTAGCAGGAAAACAAAATGCTGGAATGGTAGTAGGTAAAAGTTTAAGTTCTAATGCTAGTGACTACAAAGATATTTTTGGAGAAAAAAAAGTTAATCCTATTGCTAACTTTGAAAATATATCTATTAAAGTAGATGGGGACCAAACTATTGGTTTTGTAAGAGATAAAAATTATTCTGATAATAATACTAATGATATGGTTATTACTGATAACAATTTAAATAATGTAAGATTTGGTGCAAATGCTAAAAACTCAGTATTATTTAGAAGTGAGATGTATGGTATAACTAATGGAAGTACTATAGATGTAACTGTAAAAGAAAGAACAGTAAAAGAAAATTCTAATGATATTCCAACTTATAATGTAGCTATGCAAGCTATGGCACAGACTTGGGATGGAACTAAGGATATTAATTCTTCTGGAAGTGTAACTAATGGAATTGAAGTAGAAGAAAATGGAAAAATAGTAATAAAAGGTACTATTTCAGGAACTACTAATAATATGATAGGTATGATGGCTAGTGGGGAAATCACACTTGGAGACGGAGAAAATAATAGTAATTGGCAAAATGGAGATAAACTTAATGAAGGAAAAGCCCTAGCTACTAATAAGGGAGAAATTTCTCTTACTGGAAATAATAATATAGGTATGGCTATTATGGACGATAATAAAGGAAGTAATAGTGGAACTATAGAAATTATAGGAGAAAAAGGTGTAGGAATTTATAATACAGGTACTTTTGAAAATAATAGTGGAACTGTAACTGTAAATGGAAAAGATGGAATAGGAATATATAATGACAATAGTTTAACTTTAGCAGAAAGTACTATAAATATAGGTGGAGAAAATAGTGTAGGAGTATATTCAAAGGGTGGAACTATTGATTTTGGAAAAACTACAATCAAAGGAGATGGAAATGCTATTGTAGGTATATATACTACTAAAAATGAAACTTCTACAATGGAAAATAATCAAGATATTACACCTGATGTTACTTTAAAAGGGGAAGTTTCAATAGATGGAACAAAAGTAGGACTTGTATCTGATGGTGGAATTACAAAAGTCGATGCTAAAGGAAATATAGGGTATTCAGGAAATGGTTTTGCTCTTCAAACTATAAATAATGGAAAAATCGTATTTGATAAAGATTCTACTTTAACTTTAGGTGGAAGTGCTTATGGAATTAATATAAATGCTAAAGATAAAGGAGAGGTAGGAAAATATATTAATTTTAATGGAGCAAGGATAAAGATAACATCTAATAATGTAACATTATTTAATATTGATGGAAATAACGAAAATTATTCTAGTGAAAAAATAGAATCAGGAGATACAAATTTACCTGGAGAGCCATATCTAAAAGATTTCGTTGGAGAATTTATACTTGATAAAAATGGTTATGAAGGTTATAAAATAGCTTCTATTGAAAATGGAAATATTCTTCTTAATAGTTCAGAAGAAAACAATAATAATGAAGGATTTTTACGTCAGTATAAATTTCAAAGATCAAGAATAAATATGATTACTGATACTAATCATACTTTATCTAATGAAGATGCTAGTACTTATTTTAATGGAGAAGTAATTGGAATAGGTATTAGTTCTACTTCTAATATAAAACAAGATTATACAAAAGGACAAGATGGTAAAACAATAGGAGAACAACAAAGAGAGGAAACTCAGATTAATATTACAAATAATAGTACTTTAACAGCTAATAGAACTGATAAAGCTCCTGAAATATCTCAAGAAAATAAAAATACTAAATCTACAATAGGAGCTTATATTGATTATGGAGTAATTAATATAGGAGAAGAACAAGATAAAGCAGGTCATATAATAGTAGAAAATTCTGATTCTAATAATGGAGATGAAATAAATAATAATGGAATAGGAATTTTCTCTAAAAATGGCTCTAAAGTAACAGTCAATAAAGGTTCATCTATTACTGTTTATGGAAAAGATGGAATAGGAATCTATGGAGAAGCTACTAAAGAATTTTATAAAAATGAAGATGGTACAATAGATACAACTAAAAATAAATTTGGTGGAAATATTACTAAATTAGAAATTACCAATGCTGGTAAAATAGATGTTTCATCAGGAATAGGTGGAGTAGGAATATTTGCTGATGCTAGAGAAGAAAAAGAAAATAGAGGAACTGTTACAAACTTTGGAACTATTATAGTAGGAGAAGGAATAACAACAGATTCTAGTGTTGGTATCTATGGAAAAAATACTGAAATTACTAATACAGGAAGTATTACAGTAGGTTCTAATAAAAATAATAAAGATAATACAGGGGTAGGAATCTATGCTGAAAACTCAAATGTAATCTTAGGAGATAAAACTTCTACAGATAAAAAAGTAGAATTTACTTTAGGAGATGGAGCTACAGGAATATATTTAGATGGAGATAGTAATCTTACTTTAGAAAATGAATTAGTATTTAATAGTTTAAACCCTAAAGATTCTGTAAATACAACTAATAGAATAGGAATTTATGCTAAAGGGGAAGAGGGAAAAAATAATAGTGATATTAGTATAAATAAAAATATTGATATAAGTAATGTAATAGGTGGAAAAGCAGTTATAGTAGATAATAGAAATATTAATAATACCAGTGAAATAACAATTTCAGGAAATAACGGAAGAGGAATAAGAGTATTAAATAATGGAACTATTACAAATAATGGAAAAATAATAGTTGGAGAATCAATGTTATTATCTGAAACAACTGAAGAATTCAAAGGTTCATCAATAGGAATGGTAGCAGCTAATAAAAATGGAAAGATAGATAATGAAGGAACTATTGATATAAATTCTACAAGTGGTATAGGAATTTATGTAGATAATACCAATAATACAGAGGAAAAAGATAAAAACTCTATAAATTCAATAGGTAATATTAACCTAAATGGAGATAAAAATATTGGAGTAGTTGCTAAAGCAACTGATTTAGAATTTGGAAATGGTAAACTTACTACAAGTGGAATTACATTTGGAAATTCTAATGGAGTAGGAGTTTATGCTGAAAATTCTAATATTACTATTAATGAAGATATTTCAAGAAACTTTGAAGGAAATCAAACTAATAATATTCTTATAGCTAGTATTGGTAAAGATAATTCAAAAACAAAAGTAGTTACAAATAATGGAGATATTTCTTTAAATGGAAAGAATAATATAGGAATATATTTGTCAGGTAATACAAAATATACTAGTGATATTGATAATAATAGTATAAAAGGAAGTATAAAAGTTTCAGATGGTGCAATAGGGATTTATGCTAATAAAGGGGTTAAGGATTTAGAAAATATTAATATAAAATCTATTTCAACAGGAGAGCAAACTATAGGGGTAGTTTTACAAGGAACTACAGATAAAGAAAAGAAAAATATTAATGGAGACATTATTTTAGAAGGTATAGGGGAAGGAAAAAATATAGGAGTTTATGCTAATAGTTCTAATGTTGTTGTAGAAGAAGGTAAAATATTAACTCTTAGTAATAATGGAAGTAATGGTACAGGAATATATTTAAAAGATTCTACTTTATCAGGAAGTGGAACTGTAAAAATAACAGGAGAAGGAATAAATAATAAAAATAGTGTAGGAATTTATTATGCTTCTGAAAACGAAAACCCTATAATTTCAGATAATGCTGTTAAAGTAGAGATAGATAAATCAAATACTATAGGAGTATATGTTGCTAATGAAAGTATATTAACAAAACAAAGTAGTGGTGGAGTAACAATAGGAACAAGTAATACTCAAGTAGAAAATGTAACAGGATTATTAGCAAGTTCAGATTCTACAATAAATAATAAAGGTTTTGTAACATTAAATAATACTTCAAAAAGTATAGGTATAGCCTCTTTAGGTGGAATTATTAATAACTCTGGAACTATCACTTTAGGAGAAAATGCAAATAGAGGAACGGGAATATTCTTAACTGGAAATAGTAAACTAGAAAATACAGGAACTATTATCATCAATGAAAAAGCAGAAACTGATAAAGAAAATCCACAAAACTCTCATTTAGGAATAGGTATCTACACTAAAGGGGAAAATGTAGAGATTGGTTCTACAGGAAACTTTGAAATGGCTAGTGGAAATATAGCTATCTATTCTGATGGAACTAATATTTCTAGTGATATAATCCTTGCTGATAATTCTAATTTAGAAAAAAATAGTGGAACAACAGCTTTAGTAGTAAAATCTGATAAAGATTCAACAGATGCTAATGTAACTAAAGGAACTACTATTGGTGGAACTGATGAAAAGAGAATGAATATTACTTTAGCTAAAGGTTCTACAGGTATCTATGCACTAGATTCAGGAGTAAGTATTTCTAATGTTTCAATAGATGCTAAAGCCCATTATGAAGATAATGATAAATTATCTTATGGAATTTATTTAAAATCAGAAAAAGATGGAAATTATAACATTTCTAATACTGATATAGATTTAGTTAAAGGAGTAGGAATAGTAGTAGGAACTTCAACAGACAATTCAAATACTAAATTAACTTTATCAGGAAGTACAATAAATATTGATTCTTATTCAGAAGGTAATGACCCTGATACAGGAGTAAATAAAAAAGAAACAGGAATAGGTATTTACACTAATTCTGGAAAGATTGCCTTAACTGGAGGAAATACTATTAACACATCTTATGGAGTAGGAATTTATGGAGGAAATGGTTCTGAAATTACTACTTCAAATGGAGATACTTTAAATCTTCAAGGATATTCTGTAGGAGTATATTCTAAAGGTGGAAATGTAACTTTAGGAGAAGGAACAAAGATTTCATTTGATAATTCTATAGAAACTCCAGTAGTTTCTGGAAAATATCAAGGAGCAGGAGCTTATGTATTAGATGGGAATCTTACTTCGTCAGCAAATATTACAAATGAAAATTCTAAAGATGCAGATGGAATAATAGGACTTTTAGGAAAACAAAATGGAGCTATTAAAACAGAAGTAACAAATAATGGAGAAATTACTTTATCTGGAAAATCTGTAGTAGGAATGGCAGGACTTGGAAATAAAGGAAGAGTTCAAGGAGTATCTATAAAAAATAATAATAAAATAACTATAGAAGGTGTTATAGAAAATAAAGATACTGCAGAGGAAAAAATTTACTTGTCTACTGGAATTTATGGAGATAATGTAAATATTTTCAATAATAGAAACGGAAAAATAGAAGTTGGAGATTATGCTACAGGTATTTACTACATAGGTACAAAAACTAATGATATAACAAATAATGGAACTATAAATATTTCAGGAATAGAAAGCACAGGTATTGTTTTAAATGGAATAGCAGGAAATGTTTCTTTAGGAAATATCTCTGGAAATACAAATGGAAATAGAAATCTAGGAATATACCTAAATAATTATTCAGCTACATCTACAAATATAGGAAATATTACTTTAGGAGATGAAAGTTTAGGATTATATATTAATAACTCTAGTACAACTATTAATAGTTTAGGAGATATTACTACTGGTAAAGAGGGAATAGGTATAGCTTCTGTTGGAAAAATTGAAAATAATACAATAGATGATAAAACAATAATAAATTCTAATGGAAAAATTTCTGTAGGAGAAAAAGGAACTGCTATTTATGTAAAAGACAGTAACTTAACTATGAAAACTTTAGGAGAAATAGACGTATCTAAAAATGGAGCTTTATTGCATGTAAACAATGGAGTTCTTGATTTTACAAATAATACCCTTACATCTTTAGAAGTTAATAATGGGAATATTGGAATGATACTTGAAAATGGTGGAGATATTACATCTACTAATGGACAAAAAATTTCTAATATTGAGGTAACTGGTGGAGGAGCAGGAGTAGTTATTAAAGGTTCAACTACAAATACTCCAAATATATTGGATAAACAAACAACAATATCTTTAGGAAGTGGAGTATCTATTGGTAAAAAAGAAAATAATATAGAAGAATTTAATTATTCAGTAGGAGTTTATTACAAGGAATCAAATATTCTTTCTGAAAATCAAGAAAATCCAATTAATATTAATATAGTTCATAAAGAAAATTCTCATCATACAATAGGAACTATTTATGATAGAACTTATGGAACTATAGAGAATTTTAATTCTAGTATGTGTAAAACATCTTCTTATAGTATAGGTACTATTATTAGAAGAGAAAATTATAATGAGGCAACAGATAAAAATAATAATAATAGCGTAACTTTAAATGCTGGAGAAAATTTAGAATTCTCTCAAGGAAAAACTTTAGTAGAGGTAAATGGAAAATATAATATAGGTATTCTTGGTAAAAATTCTGTAATAGTGGCTAATGGAGATATAAAAGTTGGATTAGATGAAAATGTAGAAAAACCTAATGAAAATAAAAACTCTATAGGAGTATATTTAACAGCTAATAATAAAGGATGGAAACATTCATATACAGGAACAGGAGATATAGAGGTTGGAAGCCATAGTTATGGTATTTATTCTAAAAACTATAATGTAACTCATAATGGAAATGTAACAGCTAAAGGAAAAGAAAGTGTAGGAATAGCTGGAGTTATAGAGGATAAAAATAACCAAGCTCATGACCATATGCATACTGTTGCTGTAAAAGATGGAATAATTACAGTTTCTGATGGAGCTATTGGAGTATTTGGAAGAGATACTAATATTGAAGTTGCAAATGGAGATTTAGAAGTATCTGGAGAAAATACAACAGGAATAGCAAGTATCCATAATGGAAATATAACTTATAATGGTACTGCTAATGTTTTTGGAAAAGGAACTGCTGGAATCTATAAAAATACTGTATTAAATATTGAGGATTTAGGAAAAATTGAAACAAGAGAAGATTCAAATCAAGATTCTAAAAATACAATAACAGTAGGAGCTGGAGAATGGGAAGTTAATAATTTAGCTACAGGGATTATGGCTATTTCTAGAACTAAAAAAGATGATGGAACAATTGATAAAACAGGAGAATCAATTATCATAAATAATAGTTCTAATATGACTCTTGGTGATGGTTCTATAGGAATTTATTCAGTAGGAAAAAACATTGTGGATAATAAAGGAAATATTTCTGTAGGTGGAGCTCTTATGGATATTGATGATAAAACTTACGCTTCTATAGGAATCTATATGGCTAACGGTATTGGAGGAGAAAGACCAAGAACAACTGGAACAAACTCTGGAACAATAACTGTAGCTAATAATGGAGGAGTAGGAGTACAAGTAGTTGGATATGTAGACTTTACTAATAGTGGAAAAATAAATATAGAAAATGGTGGAGTAGGAATGCAAGCTTCTTATGGAGCAACAGTGGTAAATGCTGAAGGAGGAAATATTACTGTAACAGGTAAAGGAACTGGAATGATAGCCACAGGTACAGGTTCTCAAGCTATAAATAATGGAACTATTAATCTTGAAAAAGGTGAATATTCATATGGAAATAATGATAATCTTCCATATAATACTTTATTAATAGGTATGGGAGCTATTAATGGTGGTACTATTACAAATGGAGAAAAAGGTATTATAAATATAAATGATGGAATAGGAATGTATATAGATAGTTCTTCTGCCTTTGAAAATAACGGAGCACTTAATGTAAATAATGGTGTTGGAATTATGGGAGTTGGAGAATTAAAGAATACAGGTAAAATTAATATAACTTCTTCTAATGGAATAGGTACTGTAGAACTAGATAAAAATTTATCTGATAAAGGAAGTCTAGTAATAGATAAAAAAGAGGGAATACTAGAAGTAAATGATAACTTCTCAAATATTGGTGGAATATTAGAAACTGATTACAATATCAAGTTAAATAATCCTACAATAGATATTACTGCTGGTGGAGCTGGATTTATAGCCCCTGAAATGTCAGGAGATATTAAACTAGATTCTAACTTTGCTTTAGAAGGAGATGGCTTATCATATACAGTAGAGGACTTTATAGACCCAAGTGCTGACATCAATATTAATACATCACCTTTATTTGATACAGAATTAGTTGAGGGAGATTTAACTGTCAGCAAGGTAGATTACAAAGACATAAGTGTTGGAAGTAGATATGATAGCTTAGAAGATTCTTTAGATAATATCCTTGTTAATGGTGGAAAAGATAGTGAAGTATTGAAAAATCTAAACTACTACTTAGATAGCTTGGGAAATACTACTGTATTTAATTCTGAATACAATAGAATAATGGGTGAAATTTCAGGACTTAATACATACTCTAATCTTCAATCAAGAATGCAAGATATCAGTAGAGTATATGATAACTCATTTAAAGAGTTAATTGGCTCAGGTACCCCAACATATGAAAATTCTAAATTTAATATTATCTACACTGATAATGAATATACAAACAACAATGAAAATATAGCTGGATACAAATACTATACAAAAGGTGTCAACTATATGAAAGAGTTTGATGGATTAGATAGATATGGATATACATTAGGATTTACAGGAACAGAGTTTAAATTTGATGGTTCTGCTACTGAGGAAGATGTTTACTCATTAAGAGGAGGAATCCACAGAATTAAAGAGTATGACAATGGAATTACATTTACTACAAGAGGAGATATTGGTTATAACTATCATAGAATGGATAGAAATATAAATAATAACTCTATAAATAGAAAAGCCCATTATGGTTCTTACCAAATTGGTTTAGATAACCAATTAAGAAAATCTATATTTGTAAAAGACAATAGTAATGTTGGAATTTACACAGGTTTAAATCTTGAATATGGAATCTTTGAACATATTAAAGAAAAAGGAGATATAGGAATAGAAGTTAAATCTAACGACTACTTTAGCAGTAAAGCAATGTTAGGACTTAACGGAAATATTTCTAAAAACTTAGGAGAAAAATGGAGAGTAAGTCTTTTAGGAGATGTTAATTATTCTTATGATTTTGGAACTAACTATGATGAAAATAGAGTAAGAACAATAAATTCTTCTACAGGTTACTCATCATTAGAAGCTCTTGAAAAAACTAGAGGGGTTGTAGCAGGAGAAATAGGAGTTAACTTTGATAAGGAGGACTATTTAACAATAGGATTAAAAGGAAGAACAGAAAGAGATTTTGAAAGAGATGAGGACTATTGGTCTGTTGGATTGACTTTCACATTTAGATTTAATGATTATGGAATTCCTGAAAATCTATTAAATGTAAAATCTTTATTTGGATTTGATAAGGATAAAGCAGTTGATAAAGAGTTAGAAAGTGTTAAAGAAGTGGCTCAATATGTAAAAGATAATAATGTAGATGGAAAAATCTTAATAGAAGGTCATACAGATAGTATAGGAAAAGAAAAATATAATAAAGGACTTTCAGAAAGAAGAGTGAAATCTATAGAAAAAGAGGTAGTTAATATACTAGGAGATGCTTCTAAAATTGAAACTAGAATTATAGAAACAAAAGCCTATGGAGAAACAAAACCAGCTGTATCAAACTCAACTAGAGAGGGAAGAGCACAAAATAGAAGAGTAGAAGTAAGTATTATTGAAAAATAG